The following are encoded together in the Drosophila biarmipes strain raj3 chromosome 3L, RU_DBia_V1.1, whole genome shotgun sequence genome:
- the LOC108028743 gene encoding gamma-tubulin complex component 3: MSKENLDSDVADLSSRLAHILSDLCICIEGKQPPHVQEETLARVTNWVKPISGNFCNPMSFTENECVQKTMIILKARGQVDGKDTAEHFYELYRKLLQMKLDPYGRHFLISNLLSMADKQTANGEACLSARSDNLSLALGSLSSSSTTLAPGVRSHTSTNGSPNGNGLSGEGAKGGSGGFSYDPTQTGFGLGSHTLPNYMDNIGELQSSDEIVVNAIYSFTGVQGKFLKKDVVSGDFKLDPLHMGALTEGQAAMLLRLSALGYYHDLVVSYTDVSTGLNALGLTGQALISKLKEELTDFYGQVAVLHDAVNLYRKAKANGNADCGGEPGGVEELTLFKLLAWYTKPLYRMYWLHKIAKDCTMKKGGLLASTVYAMLDNGHSMVNKLVDDILIAICGPLVRMISKWMLQGDINDPHNEFFVESLNEVADDRLWHDKFRIRQPMVPKFLSTELADKILRTGKCINFLREVCQVEGPIGGREELRTVIESNVAHIYSYVPDTKWHAAVETCYQQTSKHVLDIMVGSHKLLDHLQAMRRYMLLGQGDFVSILIDNMKDELERNGCDIYANDLTSMLDAALRFTNAQFDDPDILNHLDIIVQRPFAGDIGWDIISLKYIVHGPLATMLEPTMPTYKQVFKPLWRMKHMEFVLTTKIWKVQMGNAKALRPMHAEIGKVSHRLNLFTSEMMHFIHQIQYYVLFEVIECNWVELQKQIQQATALDDILDAHEKFLQTIKVGCFVDDETNLEHLLEAVYDNIIGLETWQSNFYRECFLELKARQELAKEVEKSEKLGVYGLTNEMMLQRDEESKIFAQKLGTACHGLEVIASAYEKDVGSFLMALNSSKHPNLQLFGTRLDFNEYYKKRDTNLSKPLTFEHMRMSNVFSRRSSTNSRFVIHVPATKEWQSA, from the coding sequence ATGTCGAAGGAAAACTTGGACTCTGATGTGGCCGACTTGTCCTCCAGATTGGCGCATATCCTGTCGGACTTGTGCATTTGCATAGAGGGCAAGCAGCCGCCGCACGTTCAAGAGGAAACCCTGGCCCGTGTAACCAACTGGGTAAAGCCCATCTCTGGTAATTTTTGCAATCCGATGTCCTTCACTGAAAACGAATGTGTCCAAAAGACCATGATAATCCTGAAGGCCAGGGGTCAAGTGGACGGCAAGGATACAGCGGAGCACTTCTACGAGCTCTACAGGAAGCTGTTGCAGATGAAGCTTGATCCCTACGGAAGGCACTTCCTGATAAGCAACCTGCTCTCGATGGCCGACAAGCAGACTGCGAACGGAGAAGCCTGCCTCTCCGCTCGATCGGATAATCTCAGTCTGGCCTTGGGCAGTCTTTCATCCTCCAGCACGACTCTCGCCCCAGGGGTTAGATCCCATACATCAACCAACGGCAGCCCCAATGGGAATGGATTGTCCGGGGAAGGAGCTAAAGGGGGAAGCGGAGGCTTCAGCTACGATCCCACACAAACCGGCTTCGGATTGGGCAGCCACACCTTGCCCAACTACATGGACAACATAGGAGAGCTCCAGAGCAGCGATGAAATAGTGGTGAATGCTATATACTCCTTCACCGGAGTCCAGGGGAAATTTCTGAAGAAGGACGTGGTTTCGGGAGACTTCAAGCTTGATCCGCTGCACATGGGGGCGCTGACCGAGGGGCAGGCGGCCATGTTGCTCCGGCTCTCCGCACTGGGCTATTATCACGACCTCGTGGTCTCGTATACGGACGTGTCCACTGGCCTTAATGCTTTGGGCCTCACGGGTCAAGCTCTGATATCCAAGCTCAAGGAGGAGCTCACGGACTTCTATGGCCAGGTGGCCGTCCTACACGACGCAGTGAATCTGTATAGGAAGGCCAAAGCTAATGGCAATGCAGACTGCGGAGGCGAGCCGGGTGGTGTCGAGGAGTTGACCCTATTTAAGCTGCTCGCCTGGTACACAAAGCCACTGTACCGCATGTACTGGCTCCACAAAATAGCCAAGGACTGCACGATGAAGAAGGGCGGCCTATTGGCATCGACCGTGTACGCCATGCTGGACAACGGCCACTCGATGGTCAACAAATTAGTTGATGACATCCTCATCGCCATCTGTGGCCCGCTGGTGCGCATGATCTCCAAGTGGATGCTGCAGGGCGACATTAACGATCCCCACAACGAATTCTTTGTCGAGTCCCTCAATGAAGTGGCTGACGATCGGCTGTGGCACGACAAATTCCGGATACGTCAGCCCATGGTGCCTAAGTTTTTGTCCACTGAACTGGCCGATAAGATTCTCAGGACGGGCAAATGCATCAACTTTCTAAGGGAGGTCTGCCAGGTGGAGGGACCGATAGGGGGGCGCGAGGAACTCAGGACGGTCATAGAAAGCAATGTTGCCCACATCTATTCGTACGTGCCAGACACCAAGTGGCATGCGGCTGTGGAAACGTGCTACCAGCAGACCTCCAAACATGTGCTGGACATCATGGTGGGCAGCCACAAGCTGCTGGATCACCTGCAGGCGATGCGCCGCTACATGCTTCTTGGCCAGGGCGACTTCGTCAGCATTCTCATCGACAATATGAAAGACGAACTTGAGCGCAACGGCTGTGATATCTATGCCAACGACCTCACCTCCATGTTAGACGCCGCTCTGCGCTTCACGAACGCCCAGTTCGATGATCCGGATATACTCAACCACCTCGACATCATCGTGCAACGTCCGTTCGCCGGGGACATCGGCTGGGACATCATCTCGCTGAAGTACATCGTCCATGGACCACTGGCCACCATGCTGGAGCCCACCATGCCCACGTACAAGCAGGTCTTCAAGCCCCTCTGGCGCATGAAGCACATGGAGTTCGTGCTCACGACGAAGATCTGGAAGGTGCAGATGGGCAACGCGAAGGCCCTCCGTCCGATGCATGCTGAGATCGGCAAGGTGTCGCACCGCCTGAACCTCTTCACGTCGGAGATGATGCACTTCATCCACCAGATACAGTACTATGTGCTCTTCGAGGTGATCGAGTGTAACTGGGTGGAGCTGCAGAAGCAGATCCAGCAGGCGACGGCCCTCGACGACATCCTGGATGCCCACGAGAAGTTCCTGCAAACCATCAAGGTGGGCTGCTTTGTCGACGACGAAACCAACTTGGAACACTTGCTGGAGGCGGTGTATGACAACATCATCGGCTTGGAGACCTGGCAGTCCAATTTCTACAGGGAGTGCTTCCTGGAGCTGAAAGCCCGTCAGGAGCTGGCAAAGGAGGTGGAGAAGTCGGAGAAGCTGGGTGTCTACGGTCTGACCAACGAGATGATGTTGCAGCGCGACGAGGAGAGTAAGATCTTTGCCCAGAAGCTTGGGACCGCCTGCCACGGCTTGGAAGTGATAGCATCTGCCTACGAAAAGGACGTCGGCAGCTTCCTAATGGCGCTCAATTCCAGCAAGCATCCGAATCTCCAGCTCTTCGGCACACGGCTCGACTTTAACGAGTACTACAAGAAGCGGGACACCAATCTGAGCAAGCCCCTGACCTTTGAGCACATGCGCATGAGCAATGTGTTTAGCCGCAGGAGCTCCACAAACAGCCGGTTCGTTATCCATGTGCCGGCCACCAAGGAATGGCAGTCGGCTTAA
- the LOC122819024 gene encoding uncharacterized protein LOC122819024 isoform X2, producing the protein MEFQKSYNCPNYKFGPESVTKYCICDRKRENVIVCSRCNQSFVGRISQRCPKHPEVSRNFTGLTVSEGKR; encoded by the exons ATGGAGTTCCAGAAGTCGTATAATTGCCCCAACTACAAATTTGGGCCCGAGAGTGTTACGAAATACTGCATTTGTGACCGGAAGCGCGAGAACGTGATTGTCTGCAGTCGCTGCAACCAATCTTTCGTGGGTCGCATTTCGCAACGCTGCCCAAAACATCCCGAAGTGAGTAGAAACTTCACAGGGCTAAcg GTGTCCGAGGGCAAACGATAG
- the LOC122819024 gene encoding uncharacterized protein CG13380 isoform X1, translating into MEFQKSYNCPNYKFGPESVTKYCICDRKRENVIVCSRCNQSFVGRISQRCPKHPEVTFLMDARQCAFCGAHSNYLQVSEGKR; encoded by the exons ATGGAGTTCCAGAAGTCGTATAATTGCCCCAACTACAAATTTGGGCCCGAGAGTGTTACGAAATACTGCATTTGTGACCGGAAGCGCGAGAACGTGATTGTCTGCAGTCGCTGCAACCAATCTTTCGTGGGTCGCATTTCGCAACGCTGCCCAAAACATCCCGAA GTTACTTTTCTCATGGACGCCCGGCAATGCGCTTTCTGCGGGGCCCATTCAAACTACTTGCAGGTGTCCGAGGGCAAACGATAG